The Arachis ipaensis cultivar K30076 chromosome B10, Araip1.1, whole genome shotgun sequence DNA window GATTCCTATTTCCAAACGTTAATTTTAGGGTTCTAATATACCAATAATATGTGGCAGTTTGAGTGGCGGCTATATGACGGATTGATCATACCCGACGAGTTACATGGACATTTTGAGGTGTGTGATATTGTTGCTCCGTTGTTGTCATTCGAGGGTGTCGAATGGCACCCTGTGGACCGAGTGATGCGTCAGTTTAGGTATGCACAAACTCCCCCGCGAGAAGCAAGGGACATTCCATCGAACTAGCATTGCATCACTCTTCGCGGAATGCAGCTTCATGACTGGACAATTTTATATGGGCCATGAATAATGGAGTGGGACAACAGGCGAAACACTCGGTTGCGGGATCTGCACCCCCTTCCGACAAGGGACTTTATACCAACGGTGGATTACCGGGATTGGTACGTGGGCTCATACGGATATATGCTGAGATTGCCGCAGTACGTTCCTCAGCATCCACAACCACCTACACCACAGCAACCTGCACCACAGCCACCTACACCTCAGCAACCTGCACCTCAGGGTCCACCTCAGCATGCAGTCTCTAAGCCGTTTCCTTATTATATACCATAGCCACCGGACCACAATCATGGTAGCCATCACACTCACCACAGTGAGTCCAGCCACCACAGGAGTTGCAGTCAGCATAGTGGGCACAGCCAGCACTCTCAGCACAGCCATTAGGGTCAGCCAGCCAGCTTCATCAGCCCATACTTACCATTCCAGCCGGTCATGAATGGTTTGACTTTTTGTCGCAGATTCCCGTCGACGATCATGGAGATCAGCAACTAAAGGATTAGGCCAACGCTGGTTTGGGTGGTTGGTCAGATTTTAGTCCTATGCCTTCACCGTCAGGGTCGGCTGATCCACATGGGGATCAGTAGATATGGACCATGGTATGCGGGGTCCTGCTTCCGACAACACGTCAGGGGGTGCGTCGTGTGATAGTGGTTTCATCTAGCCGCAGCGGGCATTCGTGGTTATTAACGAGAACAATCCCGGTGCATCTGCTCCAGCAGAGGTAGGTGGGTCGGTCGCTTCGGCAGAGGCAGGTGGGTCGGAAACTCCGGGTGTGGATGACTCAGTTTGAGGTCACCCGTATGACCTATGGATGGAGTGAAATCCACCTGATAGGTATACTCCGTTACAGTTCAGTCAGGGCATGATGGGTCTGGGACTGAACAGGTTGGTGGGAAAGAAGTGAGCCTGGGTTTAGgatttttagatttaattttatgAATTAAGTTAATGTAATTCGTAGTTAATGTTTTTATATGTTGACCTATGTAATTCATAGTTAACCTTTTGTATATTTACTTCACAAAGACAgtaaatgataatattatccgACATTAACTGACAAAAtgcaaatttaaaaatacaaacacGACGAAAATAAACATCATTCACTGACAAACATAAAAACCAACAAATACCTAGGTACCATCATCGTCACTAGCACCACTCGGTCCAGCACGCTGAGGACATCAACTCTGACTATAACCCTGAGCACCACAAAGACGGCATATCTGAGGACCACGAATGTCGCGTGAGTCAATTTCATTCAAGTATCGGGTCAATTTTGGGTGACCTTTCGACGTTCGCCTCAAGGCGAGATTAGAGACCAATGTGGGTCCCTCATAAGCAGGCCATGTCTTTGGATCACCTAATGGTGTGAACCCAAATCTATATACCTTACAAACCTCTGTCATCTTGTAGATATCATGCACATACAACTTCTGATCGAGACGCTGGTTAGCACAGCAAGCAATAACATGGCGACATGGTAGTCGTTCCACCTGAAAGTGCCCACAGTCACACGTCTATCGCGCAAGATCAACAACTAACACCTTTTCGCTAGTCATTCCGCGCACCTCAAACACCTCATTTTGTCTATTAAACCAGTGCACAACTATATTCCCAGCCTGTTGCATATTTGCTTCTATCCGCTGCTGTGCAAATACGGAGTAAGTAAATCCAGCACACTTGTGTTCGTGAGTCTCGGCACTCTTCCGCGTAAAAAATTCATTTAACCGATAATATGTTGCTCGAACGGGCATCAACACAGGTAGATTACGGGCACCCTTCAACACTGAGTTAATGCACTCGACAAGGTTCGTTGTCATATGGCCCCATCGATGTCCCTCGTCGAATGCCAATACCCAATGTCTGAGTCCAATGGCATCGCACCACCTGGCATATGCCTCGCCTCGCTCTTTCAACCTCTTATGGTTAATGTTGTACTACTCCACCGTTCTTGAATACCCTATATTGACAACAAGTTTTTGCAAGTGAGGGACTTTGAATGCCCTTAGGAAGTTGTTGCCGATGTGCCTTATACAAAACATCCACTATGCTCTTGGAGGTTGCCAGTCACCTCTGAAACGATTTACTGCTGCCTGGATTGACTTATGCTGATCTGAGATCATATCCACTCCGTCTCTTCTAACAACATGCATTCGCAGATTCCTGAGAAAGAAGTGTCACGCATCAGCTGTCTCCCCTTCCACCAAGACAAAAGCGATAAGCACAATGTCATGGTTCCCATCTTGTGCAACAGCAACCAGAAGTGTACCTTTATATTTTTCGTATAGGTGTGTGCCGTTAACCTAAACTAGGGGCTTACAATGCCTAAACGCCCTAATGCATGGATTGAAACTCCAAAATACGCGATGAAGTATTTTTACACCGTGCGCCTCCTCATTCCCATTGTACAGTGGTCGTATTTCTATTTGGACAATTGAACCAGGTATCTTCTGAACCATGACCGAGAGCCACCATGACAAAGCTTGGTAAGAATCCTCCCAACCACTGAAAACTTTGGGTATggacttctgctttgccaaccaagcctttcgGTAACTAATGGTATGGTTGAACCTTGACTGGACTTTCGCTATTATAGATTTCACCTTGATGGACGGGTCAGTCTCGACCAATAGCCTTATAGCCTGAGCAACTGTATCCAAGTCCAACTTGGAATGATCCTGTGAAATCGTTCCCATTGTGCACGTGTGCCTACCGTTGTATCTGCGTATCTCAATAACTTTTTTTCTGTATCAAGCTGGTTCGGATAAGCCAGTCACACCCACGCCATAcatcttgcattttgcatagaacgtcagtggctcagactcatacacattgtagtcaactcctctagagatagtgtaacTTCTAATTGCTGTGACAACCGACTTTCTAGAACTGTATTCCATTCCAATCCAAAACTCTTCGTCTTCAAGATCAGCAACGCCTACAGAAAGCAGAAATCATCGTTCATTAATCAATCTAAAGTATAAATTAACAAAAACGTATTATTCAGTCATCACGTACCTATGTTTGCATATTCGGAAAATTCCGATGCATGCATGGCGTCGAGATCCAAGTCACGCATAAAAGGTGGAACGTTTATCGGTTGACTGCTCGAGGGATGAACCACTACATTCTCTGTTGTTGCCTCAACTCCCACATCACCATCCTCGTCTTTGTCGCCGGCTTCATAAGTGGCTTCGAAGTCCTGTTTGTTGTCACTATTCATTCCTTCGTACACTGCAGCTCTATCATCCTCTATATTTAAATCATTTTGAATCCCTTCTGCCTCTACGTTTTCAAACTCAATATACAGCTCAATTTGTGGCTGTCACATCTGAGTCTGCCGGTGAATTTGGAACATATTCTGCATACTCGCTTCGTCAGTGATCGGCATGATATCAAACTGTATTAGACCACCAAAAACTACAACCGGATTCCGGTACAGAATTCTACTCACTCTCATTAACACACCGTTCTCCATGCTTTGATAGAGACTGTTCTGAAGCTCTACTAACGTCATAGTGCATGGAACCACAAACGAAAACAGATTCTCGCACACAAACCTCACTCCCTCATGAGTATACCGTATTATCTCACCGTTGCGATACACTACAAAGTTTGCGGTACCCTCTATTACACTACCAACACTCAAAAATTACTCAAAGCACACTCTTCTTCGGAATGAAAATGGTATTGAGCTTTGCCTTATATAGAGGTGAGCATTCAACACGCCACCACGTGCTGCCTACTTCAACCAGCCAGGTTTCGCCACGTGTCAGCACGCCCCATGCGTGCTGACTCAGCATGCCCCCGCGTGCTACCTGCTTCAACCAACCAGGGTTCGCCACATGTCAGCACGCCCTCTACGTGCTGACTCAGTATGCCCCCTGCGTGCTGCCTGCTTCAAGCAACCAGTCCCTACCACGTGTCTTCCACGCCTCCCGCGTGCTACATGTAACACGCCCCCTGTAACAGTCTAgatcacccgctagcacgatattatccgctttgccacacaaggcctcacggttttgcctttgacaatagggatgatagccgaagccccccacactcactcgtcaaaacgtgtCATGTtaaggagaggtatccacacccttataaggcatgcttcattcCCTTCTTCAACCGATGTGGGatcttacaatccaccccctaagggagcccagcgtcctcgttggcacatcgatccgggctccgtttctaataccatctgtaacaacccagaccacccgctagcacgatattgtctgcttggcacacaaggcctcacggttttgcctttgacgatatgGATGATAGTCGaaacccccacactcactcgtcaaaacgcgtcatgctagggagaggtatcaacacccttataaggcatgcttcgttcccctctccaaccgatgtgggaccttacaagcGTGTTAGATCTTTCATCTGATACATCCACCAAAGTGTAAATACATTCTCTACACCCATTTCCAACTAAAACACCACCCTTTACTCTATAACAAAATTCTTGAGCCACGAAAATCGCtattttgtatttaataaatttaaaaaatatttttacacaTAAAACATAAATGACATTTTAtgtcttttaaaaaattaaaaatatcctATATCAAAATAAAACTTACATACCCTACAATACTAGGACACATCACACAATTTattccaatataaaaaaaatcagccTTACCGAAACACAACCATAAATCATAAGCTAGTAACTTAGAACATTAAAAAGTTCCAAATGGTGTTAAACacatatttagttttttttttgaaaatttaaattttttgtttggtTATTTTTTTCCTTACTAAAGACAAACATGATTTTGTAGCCTAATTTACatttatctaaaactaaaaattttaatttttacgtTCACTCTTTTCTAttgaattattaattaaaaaaatttatttcataTCTATTAATTCNNNNNNNNNNNNNNNNNNNNNNNNNNNNNNNNNNNNNNNNNNNNNNNNNNNNNNNNNNNNNNNNNNNNNNNNNNNNNNNNNNNNNNNNNNNNNNNNNNNNNNNNNNNNNNNNNNNNNNNNNNNNNNNNNNNNNNNNNNNNNNNNNNNNNNNNNNNNNNNNNNNNNNNNNNNNNNNNNNNNNNNNNNNNNNTtctttttattcattttctgaatgaaaatatttaaaatacttaTTATTAACAAATTTTTGAACTTAAATTCACTATTATTGATTTAGTACATTAATAGTGAATTTAAGTTGTCAAAGAGAGGTACCAAGTTGGTGAAAATTGAAATATTCCACCAGTTTTGATGTCCCTCTCTAATGAATGCGTTGCATTTGACATTGCCACGTGTCCTTTCTAGCACAGTCGCAGGTACAAGGTTAGGGACCATGACTACCATATTCCCGATATCAAGAAGATAAAGATTTAgtgtaattaattttatataaatttgataattaaaaattattaaataatttaaNNNNNNNNNNNNNNNNNNNNNNNNNNNNNNNNNNNNNNNNNNNNNNNNNNNNNNNNNNNNNNNNNNNNNNNNNNNNNNNNNNNNNNNNNNNNNNNNNNNNNNNNNNNNNNNNNNNNNNNNNNNNNNNNNNNNNNNNNNNNNNNNNNNNNNNNNNNNNNNNNNNNNNNNNNNNNNNNNNNNNNNNNNNNNNNNNNNNNNNNNNNNNNNNNNNNNTagagtaaaataattttatatatgtatttacttACATAATgtcatattaattaaaataattatattttataaaaagtttaagaggccaatatttttattaaaatctagTCAATActtaattagtaaaaaaaatgagTAATATCATACTATTAAATGTAATCtcacattattaaaaatattaataatgactAATTGATGGTTAGAAATCACAAAATCTTCTTGCCCTTAACACTCCTCATATTTTATATTGATCCcgtaaataattataaaaaaataaatgtgatTATGCAATTGTATAACTGtcagtgcattaaaattaaatatattatttcatatatttttaataactaatttagtATATAATTTTATGTGTGCATGGAATATGGTCATAAAAGCTATTATCATtctcttattttaattaatatattgatAATCTAACACGCTTTGATAAATTAACCAGTAAGACATGAAAGGCTTATTGGAATTTATTATCTTGATTAATACGGTCTTGAGTAGGattaaggaaaagtctaggggccagcagttttgttgaattttggccagcatgtagccagcagagaaaggtgagtcattggatgaaaactcacatcaatctcacaccattagatcatcattgatggctatttgatggctaccaatcacaaaagttgctggcccttaGCATTGCTcttaaaaataatagttaaaaaattaaaatattaaaaaacacAAACAtcatttgttttttcttttaaacTCAATCTCATCCTATTAACGGACAATTATGTTGAagagaatattttatttaaaaaaatgtgcATGACACGGTAGGTGTTGGGAGTGGCATGCagaaagaaaagaaggatgaACCTTAACAGACGATTTGACCATATTACCCCTGGACCCTCTTAAGAATTACACATAGACAAGGATGAACAAGTGTCCTGGGTGCTTCTGCCACTTCTTGAAGACCTCAATTCTCAGAAAAACCCGCAcataagagaagagaagaaagatcaAAGTGTTCAAACTTAAGATGAGGTGAAACTCACGCTCTCTCCTCTCATTGCCACGTGGAACTCCTCATAAAAACACGACACACCCCCAACAACATCGTCATCAATGTGTTATTCACTCTTcttttacttcttcttcttcttcttccatatcAAATTTGCAGCCCCCACACACTTACTTTTTGTTGTGACATTCCCACTGTGTGAGTGAGTTTTCCTCATTTCTCAATTCTTAtgtttttgttttggtttttgtttttgttctctcttcTTGTTATCATTATCAGTAATCCTGTTAGGTACCCTGTcccattgttttttgttttttaactcACAATTCCCATTTGGGGATGTGACTTTTGTTCACAAAGATTTAAGCTTTTTTGGTGTAGTTAGTTTCTTTTTTAATGTTTATCTCATTTTGTGTAATCATCATTGCTCTGTTCTCCTTGTTAGGTAGAGTTTGGAACTATTTTAAGGTTACCATCATTTCAAATTCTGATTTTCTGCCTAACTTGTTTCTGCATAATGCATGtcctttgtttattttttgattCATTGTTATCATTATTctaattattgttgttgttattttcttCCTCTTCAGAGAGAACTCTAGGTGTCTTCTGTTGAAggccttttctttctttctttctttccctttgAGTTCAATGGAGGTAAtgctgaaaaaaaagaaaatgttgaATTTTTCtcctcatgcaatgcaacaaaacTAATTAAGAAAACTTTGATTATTTCAGACAGTTTATGGTGAGGAACAGATGAAGTGCAGCAACAAAATAGACCTGACATTGAAGCTGTCACCTTGTGGTgatgagaaagaagaagagaggaggaGGAAGCTGAAGAGGTCATTATCAGTGATGAAAGATGGAAGCATCACATTTCTGCCATGTCTGAACAGATCAAGCTCTTTGCCATCAGAGGCTGAGGATAGCAATGGCAAGAGAATGCTGCATGAAAGGCTTAGGAGGATTGCTATGGCTGTCAATGGTGCCAACTTCTTTCAAGTCAAGTCACTTTTAAATCCTTCCGGGAATTCAAACCATATGCAGGGTAACATGCTAACATACTAACATTTTTGTTGTTCTGTTTTGGTTGTTGTCAAGTGTTCCATAGAAATTGTGTTTTTGTTTCTGTCTCCAATATGTGCTACTTTCATGCAAATGTGGAAACTACATTATATATAGGTAGATCTATACTTGCGAAAACATGTGAGAGTTGAAAGTCCTAAGGGATAGAAACAGAACATTTCATTGGTTTGAATGTGCTAATCAAAGCAGGAcaatttttatgaataaagaaaTGCTATGGAGAATGAAAGTTAACTCCTTGTTAAGAAAGAAAGAATCTCTCTTATGTTAAGATCCATGACTTAACATTATAACTTGTTGATTTGTTAACTGTTGTGTCACATAATCCTGTTTACTGATTTGTGCAGATGCACATAAGGCACAATCAAGCTCAGCTAAAGGACCCAACCTCAACAACAATGCATCAACCACGAAAACAAATGATTCCATGGCTTCCAACAAAACAACAAACATCAATGCAAAGGCGGTCGACCTCATCGACCTCAACACCGAAGCATCAACCACAGAGCAAAACAATTCCTTGGCTTACAAGAAAACAACCACCACCGATGCAAAGGAGGCGGAAGGCCTTGACCTCGACACCAATGCATCAACAACGAAGAAAAATGATTGCCTGACTTCCAAGAAAACAATAAACACAGATTCAAAGGAGAAGATTCCAGACAAGAGATTCAAGCTAGGGAACTACTGCAGCCTGAAAGGGGATGTGATGGAGATCCTTAGGCAGATACCGAGTGTGACGACGACAGGAGACGGCCCTAACGGGAGAAGAGTAGAAGGGTTTCTTTACAAGTACAGGAATCGCCAAGCTTGCATTGTGTGTGTTTGCCATGGTAACTTCCTCACTCCAGCAGAGTTCGTTATGCATGCTGGTGGCAAGGAAGTCGAAAACCCAATGAAGCAAATCACTGTTTATTTCAGTCCATTCTAGAGGTAAGCAAGTTGGATTCATAACTATGAATCTTAGATTAGTATGTAGAGGGAGCGTGGAAATTGTCAATCAAAACTATCTTTTATTAGTTTAACTTCCATAATTATTCatggttttaaaattaaaaaaaaaatatcgccACCCCATAATTCTATGCATGGATCAATCATATCCGTATACCACCAAATTGACCTAGTTTAAGGAGGTTCAAAAAGAGTGAGAGTAACAACAATATGTACCCTATCAGAATAGattaatttgtttaatttgtttAACATCAGTTGTTAAGAATGAGTAcaatatttattgtttttagtcaataatatttaaaagtgtTAGACTATTCGATTAAATGTGTTGCATTATTGGTTTAAAGTGATGGCTAATACAAATTAAAATTGTTAACCCTTGAATTTTTCTCTAATACTAATATCACTTTGATCAATTGGTTGGTTGTTTGGTTTAAGTTGCACAATTACCTTGCTCATCTATCATGTATATTCCTCATGGTAATAGTAACAATTTTTAAATACAGGATTCACATATCCCTTTGGATGAATTTGTTTGATTGATCACCGCAAATATATTATTCATTGATTAGTTAGTCTCTATCAAAGAAAACTCTAATCAAAGGTTGTTCTTTTTCGTGCTAAGCATTTTATTACTAGTAATTCAATTCTGCTATTTTTTACAAAAGCAATTCCTCTCTCCTAAATCTGAGTAATTGTTTATTACGTAATCACGAATAAACGTCCTactaaaatatatcataaaaaatttttaattacgaCGGCATAAATTAATCATAATCTATGCACGGATACGGGACACCATACGGACACGCggattttaaaatcttacatgatacgggaacacgcatacatataaaatataaagtattttttagataaattgtagtgatattttgatattttattgatattaaaatataaattaaaatttttaattatttttaatgtcttattttaattatattaagtatttaaaatattttttattttaataaataataatatatactatatttaaatttattttaagaatatatgttaagaataagattggacacgttgacacgtgatggtatttaggtgtgccAAGGCATGtctggagaagaattttttattttttattaagacacggttggacacagtaGACAcacgtgtcggacgagtgtcagtaagtgtcgtgtccaaaatgtgtctGACATGCGGACACGacaactcagcgaagtgtccgtgctttATAGACCATAATTGATTACCAACAAATTTGAGATCCTACATTATATTAGAGTAAATGGTCGGAAGACGTTTAGAAATTCGGGAGTCAATGGGGTGAGGTGGTTGAATGCGATAAGGCGATAGAATCATGCAAATCTTTTAGGCTACGTTTGTTTGCTGTCTTAACCAGGAATTGACAAAGACACAATAGCACATAGACATGAACATACACAAATTTTTTATCTTGTTTGGTAATATTATACATAACAGTACACTAGTATCCACAAATTTATCAAAATGACAAATTTATCCTCACCA harbors:
- the LOC107624496 gene encoding ninja-family protein 4-like isoform X1, translating into MCYSLFFYFFFFFFHIKFAAPTHLLFVVTFPLCEENSRCLLLKAFSFFLSFPLSSMETVYGEEQMKCSNKIDLTLKLSPCGDEKEEERRRKLKRSLSVMKDGSITFLPCLNRSSSLPSEAEDSNGKRMLHERLRRIAMAVNGANFFQVKSLLNPSGNSNHMQDAHKAQSSSAKGPNLNNNASTTKTNDSMASNKTTNINAKAVDLIDLNTEASTTEQNNSLAYKKTTTTDAKEAEGLDLDTNASTTKKNDCLTSKKTINTDSKEKIPDKRFKLGNYCSLKGDVMEILRQIPSVTTTGDGPNGRRVEGFLYKYRNRQACIVCVCHGNFLTPAEFVMHAGGKEVENPMKQITVYFSPF
- the LOC107624496 gene encoding ninja-family protein 4-like isoform X2; the encoded protein is METVYGEEQMKCSNKIDLTLKLSPCGDEKEEERRRKLKRSLSVMKDGSITFLPCLNRSSSLPSEAEDSNGKRMLHERLRRIAMAVNGANFFQVKSLLNPSGNSNHMQDAHKAQSSSAKGPNLNNNASTTKTNDSMASNKTTNINAKAVDLIDLNTEASTTEQNNSLAYKKTTTTDAKEAEGLDLDTNASTTKKNDCLTSKKTINTDSKEKIPDKRFKLGNYCSLKGDVMEILRQIPSVTTTGDGPNGRRVEGFLYKYRNRQACIVCVCHGNFLTPAEFVMHAGGKEVENPMKQITVYFSPF